One region of Passer domesticus isolate bPasDom1 unplaced genomic scaffold, bPasDom1.hap1 HAP1_SCAFFOLD_164, whole genome shotgun sequence genomic DNA includes:
- the LOC135291958 gene encoding basic proline-rich protein-like: MFNCCSHGTLLHFGLQSSRLNICYYHQDLHLRRLHPGPRPRLRGAPQRPSYSSRPSPRGHRTAGDGRINQHLFWALMSVGIGRLNPAFGSSRSASSAYQKWPTEHSHSTARLHASEPAPLPIETAPGAGGPGPRTPARNAALRGRRPPRGATPPATAPPTGGEEGAAAVLSLGPGIRRDLLPGGSNTRQPLARRRATCPPEAFPADPEPVAAHRRGGNAPGQGRPPAGRRSPHRPAPPGPPPRTELRRRTGRRGRPADGRLFLPPCRPSRPAPTAAPAGARAPGDEEGRTGGRGAENGRPHPVSENRKGSAAETAPKDAGRAARGGLGGDRDERTTAPSRAGDRDRGGPAKEEGVTTPVPRPSRPTRARQHGTVPAGYPPADSRPHGGEARGRGPRLAPPLGPLSLSALGGARSTPSLSRSLPGRRHRTAARPRRGRAPPQRLAPGAGSYGALPESAFRGTKALRGRPRPRRRPPGRRERIEAAEGNRSPRRAPTAFPPGTGRPPPPPPTAGNGPARRPQPRRRGGPRTAIDRQATLRQAETPPRVPFFGGGPGARARPGLRAEGQHGARRTAGGTAARPTSIARDDTHAHAAGGTTAVGPRTRRLPFAAPRRGRLSPAALQRSRRHAPTTAPPARPPREPLPSERPATGGRTPSPVPEADATETRAGAAGARGRPGGGPAAAAAALPGPPQPRRAVGAPSPGHAPGGRRTAPSRGATPARRAPTRRPGGEAPPRLPARPPFGPHAAGKGDGNATGEARAGTADGAGGRRPAGRPRPPGREGGTLAERRRRRSARGRPRSRASADGGTAERSPQTGWGGGRAGDVRRTAPPVRSRRRPSRGEARPRQGESGQGESAAGAGGRNPAAEERQRARALCRHRPGFEGSGSAGPAARPRAAASPPRPGRREGGAGRPSPARRGYPPPARAAETTAAAGARPVATDTTAGDRRERLPTPQWRRATARRTPAAAGTAAAAAAGRAEPPESLNRRPARRAPFGPRGV; the protein is encoded by the exons ATGTTCAACTGCTGTTCACATGGAACCCTGCTCCACTTCGGCCTTCAAAGCTCTCGTTTGAATATTTGCTACTACCACCAAGATCTGCACCTGCGGCGGCTCCACCCGGGCCCACGCCCCAGGCTTCGAGGCGCACCGCAGCGGCCCTCCTACTCGTCGCGGCCTAGCCCCCGCGGGCATCGCACTGCCGGCGACGGCCGG ATCAACCAACACCTTTTCTGGGCTCTGATGAGCGTCGGCATCGGGCGCCTTAACCCGGCGTTCGGTTCATCCCGCAGCGCCAGTTCTGCTTACCAAAAGTGGCCCACTGAGCACTCGCATTCCACGGCGCGGCTCCACGCCAGCGAGCCGGCCCCCTTACCCATTGAAA CGGCGCCGGgggccggcgggcccggcccccgcaCCCCCGCGCGAAACGCCGCGCTGCGAGGACGCCGCCCCCCGAGGGGGGCGACGCCCCCCGCCACGGCGCCGCCGACGGGGGGGGAGGAGGGCGCGGCGGCGGTCCTCTCCCTCGGCCCCGGGATTCGGCGAGACCTGCTGCCCGGGGGCTCTAACACCCGGCAGCCGCTCGCGCGGCGCCGGGCCACCTGCCCGCCGGAGGCCTTCCCAGCCGACCCGGAGCCGGTCGCGGCGCACCGCCGCGGAGGAAATGCGCCCGGCCAGGGCCGgccgccggccgggcggcggtcCCCGCACCGGCCCgccccccccggcccgcccccgcggACGG AGCTGCGCCGCCGCACCGGCCGACGGGGCCGGCCGGCCGACGGAcggcttttccttcctccctgccgACCCAGCCGTCCCGCCCCtaccgccgcccccgccggcgcCCGCGCGCCGGGGGACGAGGAGGGGCGAACCGGAGGGAGAGGCGCGGAGAACGGGAGACCCCATCCCGTAAGCGAGAACCGAAAAGGGAGCGCGGCGGAGACGGCCCCGAAGGAcgccggccgggcggcgcgCGGCGGCCTCGGCGGGGACAGAGACGAGAGAACGACGGCGCCCTCGCGCGCCGGAGACCGCGACAGAGGGGGACCGGCGAAGGAGGAGGGGGTCACAACCCCCGTTCCCCGGCCCTCCCGCCCGACGCGCGCGCGGCAGCACGGCACGGTACCCGCCGGGTACCCACCCGCAGACAGCCGCCCGCACGGGGGGGAAGCCCGGGGGCGAGGCCCGCGCCTCGCCCCCCCTCTcggccctctctctctctcggccCTCGGCGGCGCGCGTTCGACGCcgtctctctctcgctctctccccggccgccgccaccgcactgcggcgcggccccggcggggacgAGCTCCACCCCAGCGGCTCGCTCCGGGAGCGGGGAGCTACGGAGCGCTCCCCGAGTCTGCATTTAGGGGGACGAAGGCCCTGCGCGGCCGACCGCGACCGCGACGACGCCCGCCGGGCCGCAGGGAAAGGATCGAGGCCGCCGAGGGGAACCGCTCCCCTCGCCGCGCCCCTACCGCCTTCCCTCCGGGCAccggccggccgccgccgccgccgcccaccGCGGGCAACGGGCCTGCGAGGCGACCCCAGCCGCGCCGCCGGGGTGGCCCCCGGACGGCGATTGATCGTCAAGCGACGCTCAGACAGGC GGAGACGCCGCCTCGTGTGCCGTTCTTCGGAGGCGGCCCAGGCGCCCGGGCTCGGCCCGGCCTCCGCGCGGAGGGCCAGCACGGCGCGCGACGGACCGCGGGGGGCACGGCGGCCCGCCCGACCTCGATTGCACGGGACGACACACACGCACACGCGGCCGGGGGCACGACGGCCGTCGGCCCCCGCACGCGCCGGCTCCCCTTCGCCGCGCCGCGGCGCGGCCGGCTCTCCCCAGCGGCCTTGCAACGCTCGAGACGGCACGCGCCGACGACCGCACCGCCGGCGCGCCCCCCGCGGGAACCGCTCCCGTCGGAAAGGCCAGCGACCGGCGGCCGCACCCCGTCGCCGGTGCCGGAGGCGGACGCCACCGAGACCCGAGCCGGCGCCGCGGGTGCCCGaggccggccgggcggcggacccgccgccgccgcggccgccctgccgggcccaCCGCAGCCGCGTCGCGCCGTCGGGGCCCCTTCCCCCGGGCACGCGCCCGGCGGAAGGCGTACGGCGCCGAGCCGGGGGGCAACGCCCGCTCGCCGCGCTCCCACGCGGAGACCGGGCGGGGAAGCGCCCCCGCGGCTGCCCGCACGCCCTCCCTTCGGCCCACACGCGGCCGGGAAGGGCGACGGGAACGCGACGGGTGAGGCCCGGGCCGGGACGGCCGACGGCGCCGGAGGGCGCCGCCCGGcaggccgcccccgcccccccggGCGGGAGGGGGGGACACTCGCCGAGCGGCGACGCCGCCGCTCGGCACGGGGCCGCCCGCGCTCGCGGGCCTCCGCCGACGGAGGCACCGCCGAGCGCTCGCCCCAGACGGGGTGGGGGGGCGGTCGGGCCGGGGACGTCCGGCGGACGGCGCCGCCGGTGCGTTCGAGGAGAAGGCCGTCGAGGGGAGAGGCACGGCCGCGCCAAGGAGAGAGCGGCCAAGGAGAGAGCGCGGCGGGCGCCGGCGGCCGCAACCCCGCggctgaggaaaggcagagagcgCGCGCTCTCTGCCGGCATCGCCCCGGTTTCGAGGGGAGCGGGTcggccggccccgcggcacGACCGCGCGCCGCGGCCTCTCCGCCGAGGCCGGGCCGCAGAGAGGGGGGGGCAGGGCGCCCctccccggcgcggcgcggttACCCGCCGCCCGCGCGCGCGGCGGAGAcgacggcggcggcgggcgcgcggcCGGTGGCAACGGACACCACCGCAGGGGATCGGCGGGAGCGGCTCCCCACCCCTCAGTGGCGCCGCGCCACCGCCCGGCGCACGCctgccgccgccggcaccgccgccgccgccgcggcggggCGCGCCGAGCCGCCCGAGTCTTTAaaccgccgcccggcccggcgggccccttTCGGCCCCCGCGGCGTTTGA